A window of the Candidatus Pantoea soli genome harbors these coding sequences:
- a CDS encoding efflux RND transporter periplasmic adaptor subunit — protein MKLRLTLLCLSLMVTACDSQEKSSNKQGDVLDVDVITLQSQPVAVSMSLPGRTTAIRTAEVRPQVSGIILKRLFKEGSEVKAGDQLYQIDASTYEASLEKANAQKVNAEFVLNRYRTLIKSNAVSKQTYDEAVSDYAKAKADLKTAQVNLDYTRVRAPISGRISRSSVTEGALVTDGQSDALATITQTDPINVDVSQSSSDLLKLRRALAKGQLKAVSPHEAAVQLTLEDGTAYNHEGKLEFSEVNVDEGTGTVTLRAQFPNPDNVLLPGMFVHSTILQGVEQEGILVPQSAIMRNNKGTPYVFVVDDKKQAKQQSVSTGQMTNGQWQITDGLKAGQQVIVSNLQSLSTGVKVKASEYKKPEQKNSDSAISLSMTDPSAQ, from the coding sequence ATGAAGCTTAGATTGACGTTGTTGTGCCTGAGTCTGATGGTCACTGCATGCGACAGCCAGGAAAAAAGTAGTAATAAACAGGGTGATGTTTTAGACGTCGACGTCATCACCCTCCAGTCACAGCCCGTAGCGGTTTCCATGTCCTTACCGGGCAGAACAACCGCGATAAGAACAGCAGAAGTGCGGCCTCAGGTAAGCGGCATCATTCTCAAACGTCTTTTCAAAGAGGGAAGTGAAGTTAAAGCAGGCGATCAGCTTTATCAGATAGATGCCTCGACATATGAGGCAAGCCTGGAAAAGGCAAATGCACAAAAAGTAAATGCCGAATTCGTTCTTAACCGCTACCGGACGCTAATCAAATCGAATGCGGTCAGCAAGCAGACCTATGATGAGGCCGTTTCTGACTACGCCAAGGCTAAGGCTGATCTCAAGACAGCCCAGGTTAACCTGGATTACACCAGGGTAAGGGCCCCCATCAGTGGGCGGATCAGCCGGTCATCCGTTACCGAAGGCGCTCTGGTGACTGACGGGCAAAGCGATGCGCTGGCAACCATCACGCAGACCGACCCGATAAACGTCGATGTCAGCCAGTCTTCAAGCGATCTGCTGAAGCTACGTCGCGCACTGGCAAAGGGTCAGCTGAAAGCTGTCAGTCCTCATGAAGCAGCGGTCCAGCTGACGCTTGAAGACGGAACGGCTTATAACCACGAAGGAAAGCTGGAATTTTCTGAAGTGAATGTTGATGAAGGGACCGGCACGGTTACCCTCCGGGCACAGTTTCCTAACCCGGATAATGTCCTGCTTCCCGGCATGTTTGTTCACAGCACTATCCTGCAGGGTGTTGAGCAGGAAGGCATTCTCGTCCCTCAGTCTGCCATCATGCGAAACAATAAGGGTACTCCCTATGTGTTTGTCGTGGATGATAAAAAACAGGCTAAACAGCAGTCGGTCTCTACCGGTCAGATGACAAATGGTCAGTGGCAGATCACTGATGGGCTTAAAGCTGGCCAGCAGGTAATTGTCTCTAATCTCCAGAGTCTGTCTACCGGCGTAAAAGTTAAAGCCAGCGAGTACAAAAAACCTGAGCAGAAAAATTCTGACTCGGCAATTTCTCTCTCAATGACAGATCCGTCAGCACAATAA
- a CDS encoding efflux RND transporter permease subunit yields the protein MSKFFIERPIFAWVLAILIMVAGVMSISGLSINQYPNIAPPAISVSVTYPGASAETVQETVVQVIEQQLTGIDNLRYLESNSNSDGSATIIATFNQGTDPDIAQVQVQNKVSVAETSLPTEVTEQGVTVAKYQANFMMVLGLVSKDGKLSDADLGDILVSKMQDPIARTKGVGDFMVMGAEYAMRIWLDPSKLVKYGLIPSDVSTAIKNQNTQVSSGKIGGLPTAPGTELSASIVGKTRFTSAEQFRNVLLKVNRDGSQVRLKDVASVDLGPEDYSISSTYNGRPSTGMALRLATGSNILETVNAVRATVDRLKTTLPDNVEIVYPYDTSPVVSASIHEVVKTLIEAIILVFFVMLIFLQNFRATVITTMVVPVVLLGTFGVLYACGYTINTLTMFGMVLAIGLLVDDAIVVVENVERVMEEEGLSPKEATIKSMQQVQSALFGIAMVLSAVLLPMAFFSGSTGIIYRQFSITIVSAMALSVLIALIFTPALCATFLKPVQHDKKKNGFAGWFNRNLDRGTTHYTRSVRHVIHRRGIFMIVYLGIVAGTCFLFTRLPTTFLPDEDQAVMMVQTTLPQNASAERTQKVISEINDYFLKDEKASVDSVFSANGFSFAGRGQNSSVSFVKLKTWSERPDANQKVQALASRTMAHFARNPDAKVIAMVPPAVMELGNSTGFDMYLEDENNQGHDALMAAMNKFLELASKDKRLSMVRHNGMADEAEYHLSIDEEKANALGVSSSDIDDTLSAAWGSSYVNQFLFNGRVKNVYIQGKASSRVTPDDMEKWYVKNDEGKMVPFSAFGRGEWQYGSPRYERFNGVSAVNIQGSPADGYSSGDAVSAVEEIAKQMPEGYKVEWHGLSYEEQMSGSQTTTLYLLSVLIVFLCLAALYESWSIPLSVMLVVPLGVLGTVSAVLMRDLQNDVFFQVGLLTTVGLAAKNAILIVEFAKELHERDGKDLVEAAIEAAKLRIRPIIMTSMAFILGVLPLTISSGAGAGSQHSIGTAVIGGMISATFLAIFFVPMFYVLVMKISQRLFKKSSQEEASAQ from the coding sequence ATGTCAAAGTTTTTCATTGAGCGCCCTATCTTTGCCTGGGTGCTGGCCATACTGATTATGGTTGCCGGCGTCATGTCTATTTCAGGCCTGTCCATCAACCAGTACCCGAATATTGCACCTCCGGCGATTTCCGTTTCAGTAACCTATCCTGGCGCCAGCGCCGAAACGGTGCAGGAAACGGTTGTTCAGGTGATTGAGCAACAGCTGACGGGTATCGATAATCTTCGCTATCTGGAATCAAACAGTAACAGTGACGGCAGTGCCACCATCATTGCCACCTTTAACCAGGGAACAGACCCGGACATTGCACAGGTTCAGGTGCAAAACAAAGTCTCTGTCGCAGAAACATCTCTGCCGACTGAAGTGACTGAACAGGGCGTCACGGTCGCCAAGTATCAGGCAAACTTTATGATGGTACTGGGGCTGGTTTCAAAGGATGGTAAATTATCCGATGCGGATCTGGGTGATATTTTAGTTTCAAAAATGCAGGATCCTATTGCCCGAACCAAAGGCGTGGGCGACTTCATGGTCATGGGAGCGGAATACGCCATGCGTATATGGCTCGATCCGTCTAAGCTGGTTAAATATGGCCTGATCCCAAGCGACGTAAGCACTGCTATTAAAAACCAGAACACCCAGGTTTCATCAGGCAAGATTGGTGGTCTGCCAACCGCTCCAGGGACTGAACTGAGCGCATCAATTGTGGGTAAAACCCGCTTTACTTCTGCCGAGCAGTTCAGAAATGTCCTTCTGAAGGTAAACCGCGACGGCTCACAGGTGCGCCTGAAAGACGTCGCCTCAGTTGACCTGGGACCAGAAGATTACAGCATCTCCTCTACCTACAACGGGCGGCCTTCAACGGGCATGGCGCTGCGTCTCGCAACGGGCTCCAATATTCTTGAAACGGTAAATGCGGTCCGCGCAACCGTAGACAGGCTGAAAACCACGCTGCCTGATAACGTTGAAATCGTTTACCCTTACGACACGTCACCTGTGGTCAGCGCCTCCATTCATGAAGTTGTTAAAACGCTGATTGAGGCGATTATCCTCGTCTTCTTTGTCATGCTGATATTCCTTCAGAATTTCCGCGCAACCGTCATTACCACGATGGTCGTACCGGTCGTGCTGCTGGGAACTTTCGGTGTGCTTTATGCCTGCGGTTACACCATCAATACCCTGACCATGTTTGGTATGGTTCTCGCCATAGGATTGCTGGTTGATGACGCAATTGTGGTGGTGGAAAACGTAGAGAGGGTAATGGAAGAAGAAGGCCTCTCACCGAAAGAGGCCACCATCAAATCCATGCAGCAGGTACAGAGTGCGCTGTTTGGTATCGCCATGGTGCTGTCTGCGGTGTTACTGCCTATGGCCTTCTTCAGCGGCTCCACAGGCATTATCTATCGTCAGTTCTCCATTACCATTGTTTCGGCCATGGCCCTGTCAGTGCTGATTGCACTGATTTTCACCCCTGCCCTGTGCGCCACGTTTCTTAAGCCCGTCCAGCACGACAAAAAGAAAAATGGTTTTGCCGGCTGGTTCAACCGTAATCTTGATCGCGGAACAACGCATTACACCCGCAGCGTCAGGCACGTTATTCACCGCCGCGGCATCTTCATGATTGTTTATCTCGGCATTGTGGCAGGAACCTGCTTCCTCTTTACCAGGCTGCCCACCACTTTCTTGCCGGATGAAGACCAGGCCGTAATGATGGTTCAGACAACGCTGCCTCAAAATGCGAGCGCAGAGCGAACCCAGAAAGTCATTTCCGAGATCAATGATTATTTCCTTAAGGATGAGAAGGCTTCTGTAGACTCAGTTTTCTCCGCAAACGGATTCAGTTTTGCCGGCCGGGGCCAGAACAGTTCGGTGTCGTTTGTGAAGCTGAAAACCTGGTCTGAGCGCCCGGACGCGAATCAGAAGGTTCAGGCTCTCGCCAGCCGTACGATGGCGCATTTTGCCCGTAATCCGGATGCAAAAGTGATAGCCATGGTCCCACCTGCCGTGATGGAACTCGGCAACAGCACCGGGTTTGACATGTACCTTGAGGATGAAAACAACCAGGGACATGACGCGCTGATGGCCGCTATGAATAAATTCCTTGAACTCGCCTCTAAAGACAAGCGGCTTTCAATGGTCAGGCATAACGGCATGGCTGATGAAGCCGAGTATCACCTGAGTATCGATGAGGAAAAAGCTAACGCGCTTGGCGTAAGCAGCTCTGACATTGATGACACGCTCTCAGCGGCGTGGGGATCAAGCTACGTAAACCAGTTTCTCTTTAACGGTCGTGTCAAGAACGTCTACATCCAGGGCAAGGCTTCCTCACGCGTTACGCCTGATGATATGGAGAAGTGGTACGTCAAAAACGATGAGGGCAAGATGGTCCCGTTCTCTGCATTTGGCCGTGGAGAGTGGCAGTATGGCTCGCCTCGTTATGAGCGCTTTAATGGCGTTTCGGCGGTTAACATACAGGGCTCACCTGCTGATGGCTACAGCAGCGGTGATGCGGTCAGTGCGGTTGAAGAAATCGCGAAACAGATGCCCGAAGGTTACAAAGTTGAATGGCACGGACTGTCGTACGAAGAGCAAATGTCAGGATCTCAGACAACAACCCTTTACCTGCTGTCAGTGCTGATCGTTTTCCTCTGCCTCGCCGCGCTGTATGAAAGCTGGTCTATCCCTCTGTCTGTCATGCTCGTGGTTCCGCTGGGTGTTCTGGGAACGGTCAGCGCCGTACTGATGCGGGATCTGCAGAATGACGTATTTTTCCAGGTGGGTCTGCTGACGACTGTCGGGCTTGCGGCAAAAAATGCCATCCTTATTGTCGAATTTGCCAAAGAGCTTCATGAGCGTGACGGGAAGGATCTGGTTGAGGCTGCCATTGAGGCTGCAAAACTGCGTATTCGCCCCATCATTATGACCTCTATGGCCTTTATTCTGGGCGTCCTCCCGCTCACTATCTCGAGTGGCGCAGGTGCGGGCAGTCAGCACTCTATTGGTACGGCGGTTATCGGGGGCATGATCTCGGCCACCTTCCTGGCCATCTTCTTCGTTCCGATGTTCTACGTCCTGGTAATGAAAATATCTCAGCGTCTGTTTAAAAAATCATCTCAGGAAGAGGCTTCAGCCCAATGA